A genomic window from Luteolibacter rhizosphaerae includes:
- a CDS encoding transglutaminase family protein — protein sequence MLYRIRHRTSYRYDVPANLCHNEARLRPLDLPGQRCLSWKLKIDPEPEFHRSRHDSFGNHIDYFSIQRPHPELIITAESEVEVLSHGQLSLEAGGPWEKMKQTLLASKDAASLDARAFTLSSPLIPIMPVLAEFARQDFTPGRCVLEAVSAFNSRINREFKFDPNFTTVATPITEVFENRRGVCQDFAQLMISALRSIGLPARYVSGYLETLPPPGKPKMVGADASHAWVSVFVPGQGWIDFDPTNNLRPAERHITVATGRDFRDVSPLRGVTVGGANHHLKVSVDVSPVT from the coding sequence ATGCTCTACCGAATCCGCCACCGGACCAGCTACCGCTACGACGTTCCCGCGAACCTCTGCCACAACGAGGCCCGTCTGCGCCCGCTCGATCTCCCCGGCCAGCGCTGCCTCTCCTGGAAGCTCAAGATCGATCCTGAGCCGGAGTTCCACCGCAGCCGCCACGATTCCTTCGGGAATCACATCGACTACTTCTCCATCCAGCGCCCGCATCCCGAACTCATCATCACCGCGGAGAGCGAAGTGGAAGTCCTCTCCCACGGCCAACTCTCGCTCGAAGCCGGCGGCCCCTGGGAGAAGATGAAGCAGACCCTGCTCGCCTCGAAGGATGCCGCGTCCCTCGATGCCCGCGCCTTCACGCTCTCTTCCCCGCTCATCCCCATCATGCCCGTCCTCGCGGAATTCGCCCGCCAGGACTTCACGCCGGGCCGCTGCGTCCTGGAGGCGGTCTCCGCCTTCAACTCCCGCATCAACCGCGAGTTCAAGTTCGACCCGAATTTCACCACCGTCGCCACTCCGATCACCGAGGTCTTCGAGAACCGCCGCGGCGTCTGCCAGGACTTCGCCCAGCTCATGATCTCCGCCCTGCGCTCGATAGGCCTCCCCGCGCGCTACGTCTCCGGTTACCTCGAGACCCTGCCGCCGCCCGGCAAGCCCAAGATGGTCGGTGCCGATGCCTCCCACGCCTGGGTCTCCGTCTTCGTCCCCGGCCAAGGCTGGATCGACTTCGATCCCACCAACAACCTCCGCCCCGCCGAGCGCCACATCACCGTCGCCACCGGCCGCGACTTCCGTGATGTCTCTCCGCTCCGCGGCGTCACCGTCGGCGGCGCGAACCATCACCTCAAGGTCTCCGTAGACGTCTCCCCCGTCACCTGA
- a CDS encoding right-handed parallel beta-helix repeat-containing protein, whose translation MRAFLLLCLMSCPVGAEVVVVKNTAELRAALGKLAKGDILKIGPGEYAADLHVAGIGDLTVEALDATAPPHFKGGKQAWHFSRCEGLKLRHVKCSGQSANGINLDDGGKREDPVKGILLEGVEVSDIGPKGNFDAIKCSGLQGLRIKDCTISGWGGQAIDLVGCSESVIEGCTITGKEGYSQHTGPQFKGGCRDITIRNCVLKNAGERPIQAGGSTGLDYFRPPGVKYEAKDIIIRDNTIEGGMCATAFTGVDGAEFTGNKIVNPEKWVFRVLQETKEEGFAPCRNVKIAGNEIRFLREKVGAEVNVGGGTAVETFRFEGNTWVATDRPERSKPKLPVEEVAGKYGE comes from the coding sequence ATGCGCGCGTTCCTCCTGCTTTGTCTGATGTCCTGCCCGGTGGGGGCTGAGGTGGTGGTGGTCAAGAACACCGCGGAATTGAGAGCGGCGCTGGGCAAGCTGGCGAAAGGGGATATTCTTAAGATCGGCCCGGGGGAGTATGCGGCGGATCTGCATGTGGCGGGGATCGGGGATCTGACGGTGGAGGCGCTGGATGCCACGGCGCCACCGCACTTCAAGGGCGGGAAGCAGGCGTGGCATTTCTCGCGCTGCGAGGGCCTGAAGCTGCGACACGTCAAGTGCAGCGGGCAGAGCGCGAACGGGATCAACCTGGACGATGGCGGGAAGCGGGAGGATCCGGTGAAGGGAATCCTGTTAGAGGGCGTGGAGGTGAGCGACATCGGGCCGAAGGGAAACTTCGATGCGATCAAGTGCTCGGGCCTGCAGGGGCTGCGGATCAAGGATTGCACGATCAGCGGCTGGGGCGGGCAGGCGATTGATCTGGTGGGCTGCTCGGAGTCGGTGATCGAGGGCTGCACGATCACGGGGAAGGAAGGCTACTCGCAGCACACCGGCCCGCAGTTCAAGGGCGGCTGCCGGGACATCACGATCCGGAACTGCGTGCTGAAGAATGCGGGCGAGCGACCGATCCAGGCGGGCGGCTCGACGGGGCTGGATTACTTCCGGCCGCCGGGGGTGAAATACGAGGCGAAGGATATCATCATCCGCGATAACACGATCGAGGGCGGCATGTGTGCCACGGCCTTCACCGGAGTGGATGGCGCGGAGTTCACGGGGAACAAGATCGTGAACCCGGAAAAGTGGGTCTTCCGGGTGCTGCAGGAGACCAAGGAGGAGGGTTTCGCGCCCTGCCGGAACGTGAAGATCGCGGGGAACGAGATCCGCTTCCTGAGGGAGAAGGTGGGCGCCGAGGTGAACGTGGGCGGGGGGACTGCGGTGGAGACTTTTCGCTTCGAGGGGAATACCTGGGTGGCGACAGACCGGCCGGAGAGATCGAAGCCGAAGTTGCCGGTGGAGGAGGTGGCGGGAAAGTACGGGGAGTGA